The Bdellovibrio sp. NC01 genome includes the window AACATAAAACCCCCGCCCTGGAGAAAACTAGTGCCAATATGTTAGACCGAACATCAATGAAGTATCGTTGATCGTCTTAGAACCTAGAGTGTTCGCGCCAGCTGTACCACCACCAGGAAGTGCTGAACCTGGAGTATAGTATTTCGCCTGATCTTGGTTCGACCATGTGTTGTTTAAGTCAACACGAACCGCAAAGTGTTCAGAGAAGAAAATCTGTTGGAAAATACCAAGCTTCACACCAAAAGCATTTTTTGATTCATTGCCTGTGTTCTTAGCAATTTCGTAGTTCACGCTACCAACACCCAATGACAGACCCATATCGAAATAGATGATGGATTTATCCATGAAGGACATTTTTGCGTAGAACGGAACGAAAGTTCCTGACAAAAAATAAGATGACTTAAAGATATTGTGATCCGGAATCGCACCGTATTGAGTGACGAATTGGTCAACCGCATCGTTATCTTTCATGTTGGCGCTGTTGTAGTTTGCTTCCACACCCCAACGCTCATTGAAGAAATAACCGAAGCTTGCACCAAAGATTGAACCTGTGCTGTACGGATCGTTAAAAGGAATACCGCCTTCAGCAGTTAGATAAAAGCGTTCTGCTTTTACGTAACGGCGATTTTGTACGACGCTGAAATCGTCGTCTTTTGCAGCCCAATACTTTTGCTCAAGTTTCTTGATATCAAGTTTGTCGCTGCCGCGTTGTTCTGCTTGCTTGTCACCTTGTTGTGCTAACGCTGATGAAGCCATCAAGATGATCGTTAGAAATGCTTTCTTAAACACGAATTACCCCCGTCGTATTAGTTTGTACTCTTGAACAAAAATGG containing:
- a CDS encoding outer membrane beta-barrel domain-containing protein → MFKKAFLTIILMASSALAQQGDKQAEQRGSDKLDIKKLEQKYWAAKDDDFSVVQNRRYVKAERFYLTAEGGIPFNDPYSTGSIFGASFGYFFNERWGVEANYNSANMKDNDAVDQFVTQYGAIPDHNIFKSSYFLSGTFVPFYAKMSFMDKSIIYFDMGLSLGVGSVNYEIAKNTGNESKNAFGVKLGIFQQIFFSEHFAVRVDLNNTWSNQDQAKYYTPGSALPGGGTAGANTLGSKTINDTSLMFGLTYWH